The following proteins are co-located in the Leptospira weilii genome:
- a CDS encoding DNA gyrase subunit A, with protein MKNSNPPKLKDSFPKRPFEDQVNDDQRKYSRYVCDSRAIPHEIDGLKPVQRRILWAMWNSDARNRYTKTVKVAGLAMGYHPHGDKSIQDALSQMAQDFTFANNIPLVSGEGTFGDVLDPSAIASPRYTEVKLSDFVKDLGFFESLPDIDYVKNYDETEDEPIHFVGKVPIVLLNNIQGIATGFRCFIPGHRLADIVKSQVNYLKTKKPLPLKPWYKDFNGEVKMAETEAGNTTMSTTFAFKWEGDTLYLTDSPMNWNREKVISLLDDILERKDSWLKEYVDYSSQTFRIELQYKKGEKPSQKEIMALFNKEDIQTLAMNVITYDGKLKNFKPEEIIKRFCDFRKTHLIRRFKRLSGLEEEKIERNSELIRFIKEKWNEKVIGIKSKKDFEDKLKASKFKYFEWLSTIPVYRMTIEEVKKCEEAIVEAKTTLARYQGLVKEDKKLTEFMITELVELQNKWDKV; from the coding sequence ATGAAGAATTCCAATCCACCAAAATTAAAGGACTCGTTCCCCAAACGCCCTTTTGAAGATCAAGTCAATGACGATCAGAGAAAATATTCGCGTTATGTATGCGATTCTCGGGCGATTCCGCACGAAATCGACGGTCTGAAACCCGTTCAGAGAAGAATTCTTTGGGCGATGTGGAACTCAGACGCAAGAAACCGTTATACGAAAACCGTAAAAGTTGCCGGTCTTGCGATGGGATATCATCCTCACGGGGATAAATCGATCCAAGACGCGCTATCGCAAATGGCCCAGGATTTTACCTTCGCGAATAATATTCCGCTCGTTTCCGGAGAAGGGACTTTCGGTGACGTTTTGGATCCGAGCGCGATCGCCTCTCCCCGCTATACGGAAGTAAAATTATCCGACTTTGTAAAAGATTTGGGATTCTTTGAAAGTTTGCCGGACATCGATTATGTTAAAAATTACGACGAAACAGAAGACGAACCGATTCATTTTGTAGGAAAAGTTCCGATCGTCCTTCTCAACAATATCCAAGGGATCGCGACCGGATTTCGCTGTTTTATTCCGGGTCATAGACTTGCGGACATCGTCAAGTCTCAGGTCAATTATCTCAAAACCAAAAAACCTCTTCCTTTAAAGCCTTGGTACAAAGACTTCAACGGCGAAGTGAAGATGGCGGAAACCGAAGCCGGCAATACCACTATGTCCACGACGTTCGCGTTCAAGTGGGAAGGCGATACTCTTTATCTCACCGATTCTCCGATGAATTGGAATCGCGAGAAAGTCATTTCTTTGCTCGATGATATTTTGGAGAGAAAAGATTCCTGGCTGAAGGAATACGTGGATTATTCCAGCCAGACTTTTAGAATCGAACTTCAATACAAAAAAGGCGAGAAGCCGAGTCAAAAAGAAATCATGGCTCTCTTCAATAAGGAAGATATTCAAACTCTTGCGATGAACGTCATTACGTATGACGGTAAATTGAAAAACTTCAAACCCGAAGAAATCATCAAACGCTTCTGCGACTTCCGCAAAACTCACCTCATCCGCAGATTCAAGCGTTTATCCGGTTTGGAAGAAGAAAAGATTGAAAGAAACTCGGAATTGATCCGTTTTATTAAAGAGAAATGGAACGAGAAAGTAATCGGAATCAAGTCCAAAAAGGACTTCGAGGACAAGCTCAAGGCTTCCAAATTCAAGTACTTCGAGTGGTTGTCCACGATTCCGGTCTACAGAATGACCATTGAAGAAGTTAAAAAATGCGAAGAAGCGATCGTAGAAGCAAAAACGACCCTGGCTCGTTATCAAGGTCTGGTCAAAGAAGATAAAAAACTGACCGAGTTTATGATTACCGAGTTAGTAGAACTTCAAAATAAATGGGATAAAGTATGA
- a CDS encoding toprim domain-containing protein, protein MSADKTKVKEKSSQERNFKKLSNVEHVRMRTGMWLGQNSASTFEQHFFRKNNEGKYEIVHEELEDVPAKLKCLDEACMNAVDEYRKNQKDKTIPEKDKMSKLIVQLSSDRKCVTIADNGRGIPAANAEGVYLHLMYGENFDDHVKQDHVAGQNGVGISLVRMVSNYFKVKTVNNGSSFKKLFTVHDDVKKQIRSYKLSKEDTDRVFLYFDEHGKFTDCNLLTKDQIDKLDPLLKKTNMQESIEKASKEDHGTSVEFELNPKYFNNLDISFNVDLMKQYLQDIAMTNPGLEVQFVFKGKKEKYKFKKGLDEIFSHSDLVYYKMDYAAPGSASQLHLETYLVIGQNKNLTWVNSIFAPQGGSAIEYLENRICDEVRKKSQIVALEKKLKTSSTRNDVRNCFHMYVNARLLNPRFKSQDKSYLINDLNEDIRNAVDKHLEKFIKKTGLLEEIKLQMEKRTQLKAFEDAQKGLKKASRMNIPKLMPPTGKPGDPGRVLFVAEGDSAIAGLRPARNPKLHGLFPLRGKPLNCKGLSIAKAIANEELKNIVAIVGLPLDQKVKSIDELNYDKVSIITDADFDGYAIRSLMLSFFYEYWPELFELGFIHISSAPLYEVDVKFGDKKKETVFCIDDKDYEDLMKRVEKNGGEITRKKRNKGLGETGKEAMKFAVDECMTKITIGNKKDASKIQNLWFHKDFAEQRRDAISEYAMSVIED, encoded by the coding sequence ATGAGCGCCGATAAAACCAAAGTAAAAGAAAAATCATCCCAAGAAAGAAATTTTAAAAAGTTATCCAACGTAGAGCACGTTCGAATGAGAACCGGTATGTGGTTAGGACAAAATTCCGCTTCCACGTTCGAACAACATTTTTTTCGTAAAAACAACGAAGGAAAATACGAGATCGTTCACGAAGAACTCGAGGATGTTCCGGCAAAACTGAAATGTCTGGACGAAGCCTGCATGAACGCAGTGGACGAATATCGTAAAAATCAAAAGGATAAAACAATTCCCGAAAAGGACAAAATGTCCAAATTAATCGTCCAACTTTCCTCCGACCGCAAATGTGTGACTATTGCCGACAACGGACGAGGAATTCCCGCAGCAAACGCGGAAGGTGTTTATCTCCATTTGATGTACGGGGAGAATTTTGACGATCACGTAAAACAAGATCACGTTGCGGGTCAAAACGGCGTGGGTATTTCCCTTGTGAGAATGGTCTCCAACTACTTCAAAGTAAAAACCGTAAACAACGGGAGTTCTTTTAAGAAATTGTTTACCGTTCACGACGACGTAAAAAAACAAATTCGTTCCTACAAACTTTCCAAAGAGGATACGGACCGCGTGTTTCTCTATTTCGACGAACACGGAAAGTTCACCGACTGTAACCTTCTTACTAAGGATCAAATCGACAAACTCGACCCTTTATTAAAGAAAACGAATATGCAGGAATCGATCGAAAAAGCTTCCAAGGAAGACCACGGAACTTCGGTCGAGTTCGAGCTCAATCCCAAATATTTCAACAACTTGGATATTTCGTTTAATGTGGATCTGATGAAACAATATCTGCAAGATATCGCGATGACCAATCCGGGTTTGGAAGTTCAGTTCGTTTTTAAAGGTAAAAAAGAAAAGTATAAATTCAAGAAGGGTCTGGATGAAATTTTTTCCCACTCGGATCTTGTTTATTACAAAATGGATTATGCCGCACCGGGTTCCGCTTCTCAACTTCATCTGGAAACTTATCTGGTAATCGGGCAAAACAAAAATCTCACTTGGGTGAATTCCATCTTCGCACCGCAAGGCGGTTCCGCGATCGAATATCTGGAAAACAGAATCTGCGACGAGGTTCGTAAAAAAAGCCAGATCGTGGCTCTTGAGAAAAAACTCAAAACCAGTTCCACTCGTAACGACGTTAGAAACTGCTTTCATATGTATGTGAACGCGAGGCTCTTAAATCCTCGCTTTAAATCTCAGGACAAATCTTATCTCATAAACGATCTGAATGAGGATATCCGCAACGCCGTGGATAAACATCTTGAAAAATTCATCAAAAAGACGGGACTTCTGGAAGAGATCAAACTTCAGATGGAAAAACGAACTCAACTCAAGGCCTTTGAAGACGCTCAAAAAGGTCTTAAAAAAGCGAGCCGCATGAACATTCCAAAACTCATGCCTCCGACCGGAAAACCGGGAGATCCGGGAAGGGTGTTGTTCGTTGCGGAAGGGGATTCCGCAATCGCAGGTCTGCGTCCCGCGAGAAACCCGAAGTTGCACGGCTTATTCCCTCTAAGAGGAAAACCCTTGAACTGCAAAGGTTTAAGCATCGCTAAGGCGATCGCAAACGAAGAATTGAAAAATATCGTCGCGATCGTCGGTCTACCGTTGGATCAGAAAGTAAAATCCATAGACGAATTAAACTACGATAAGGTCAGCATCATTACCGATGCGGACTTTGACGGATATGCGATCCGATCCTTGATGCTTTCCTTTTTTTACGAGTACTGGCCCGAACTTTTTGAGCTTGGTTTTATTCATATTTCCAGCGCCCCTCTTTACGAAGTGGACGTGAAATTCGGAGATAAGAAGAAAGAAACCGTTTTCTGCATCGACGATAAGGATTACGAAGATCTAATGAAGCGTGTGGAAAAAAACGGAGGAGAAATCACTCGCAAAAAAAGGAATAAAGGACTCGGAGAAACGGGTAAAGAAGCGATGAAGTTTGCGGTCGACGAATGTATGACTAAGATTACGATCGGAAATAAAAAAGACGCTTCTAAAATTCAGAATCTCTGGTTTCACAAAGACTTTGCGGAACAAAGAAGAGACGCGATCTCCGAATACGCGATGAGTGTGATCGAAGATTAA